Proteins encoded within one genomic window of Halomonas sp. YLGW01:
- the cobM gene encoding precorrin-4 C(11)-methyltransferase has product MTVHFIGAGPGAPDLLTLRGRDLIAASPVCLYAGSLVPEAILDHCPADARVINTAPLSLDEIIDEIATAHAAGQDVARLHSGDLSVWSAMGEQLRRLRALDIPYAVTPGVPAFAAAAATLGQELTLPGVAQSVVLTRTPGRASAMPDGETLENFARTGATLAIHLSIHHLERVVAALMPFYGEDGPVAIVWRASWPDQKVIRGRLDTIVARLDPAMNRTALILVGPALSSDDFDDSCLYAIGYDRRFRPQSADSPFAEGGTLEHEDGVFAREGGERAGGKREGGKQEGGKQEGST; this is encoded by the coding sequence ATGACCGTTCACTTCATCGGCGCCGGTCCCGGTGCGCCGGATCTCTTGACCCTGCGTGGGCGCGACCTGATCGCCGCCAGCCCGGTGTGCCTCTACGCCGGCTCGCTGGTGCCCGAGGCGATCCTCGATCACTGCCCGGCGGACGCCCGGGTCATCAACACCGCGCCGCTGTCGCTGGACGAGATCATCGACGAGATCGCGACGGCCCACGCGGCGGGCCAGGACGTGGCCCGGCTGCACTCCGGCGATCTCTCGGTGTGGTCGGCCATGGGCGAGCAGCTGCGCCGGCTACGTGCACTCGATATCCCCTATGCCGTCACCCCCGGGGTGCCGGCCTTCGCCGCGGCGGCGGCGACCCTGGGCCAGGAGCTGACGCTGCCCGGGGTGGCGCAGTCGGTGGTGCTGACCCGCACCCCGGGCCGGGCCAGCGCCATGCCGGACGGCGAGACGCTTGAGAACTTCGCCCGCACCGGGGCGACCCTGGCGATTCATCTGTCCATCCATCACCTCGAGCGCGTGGTAGCGGCGCTCATGCCCTTCTACGGCGAGGACGGTCCGGTGGCGATCGTCTGGCGGGCCAGCTGGCCCGACCAGAAGGTGATCCGCGGGCGGCTCGATACCATCGTCGCGCGGCTCGACCCGGCCATGAACCGCACCGCGCTGATCCTGGTCGGCCCGGCGCTTTCGAGCGACGACTTCGACGACAGCTGCCTCTACGCCATCGGCTACGACCGACGCTTTCGCCCCCAATCGGCAGACTCACCCTTCGCCGAGGGCGGCACCCTGGAACACGAAGATGGTGTCTTTGCACGAGAAGGCGGAGAACGAGCAGGCGGAAAACGAGAGGGTGGAAAACAAGAGGGTGGAAAACAAGAGGGCAGCACATGA
- a CDS encoding glycerophosphoryl diester phosphodiesterase, producing the protein MHASSLSPLSASATSPLEVLPRLIAHRGLSAVAPENTLAAVRAAHEAGIDWVELDVQLLADGTPVIWHDATLHRCSNGRGRLARFDLAEARRLDVGAWFAPRFAGERMATLAGMLALINELGMGLNLELKLARGRDPGVLAETAVPEAMTALPAERLIVSSFSGPALEAARAIMPAPARLRLGRLYDKLPKGWEEEARRLDAFSVHTDWKRLTEAQARAIKDAGYRLICYTANDPEAFAPLWDWGVDAAISDDPRRFADRVPASD; encoded by the coding sequence ATGCACGCCTCTTCCCTCTCTCCCCTCTCCGCCTCGGCGACATCTCCCCTCGAGGTACTGCCCCGCCTGATCGCCCATCGCGGCCTCTCGGCGGTAGCCCCGGAGAACACCCTGGCGGCGGTGCGCGCCGCCCATGAGGCCGGAATCGACTGGGTAGAGCTCGATGTGCAGCTGCTCGCCGACGGCACGCCGGTAATCTGGCACGACGCCACCCTCCACCGCTGCTCCAACGGCCGTGGGCGGCTGGCACGGTTCGACCTCGCCGAGGCCCGACGCCTGGACGTGGGCGCCTGGTTCGCTCCCCGCTTCGCCGGCGAGCGCATGGCGACGCTCGCCGGGATGCTTGCGCTGATCAATGAGCTCGGCATGGGGCTGAACCTGGAGCTCAAGCTCGCCCGTGGCCGAGACCCGGGGGTGCTGGCCGAGACAGCGGTGCCCGAGGCGATGACGGCGCTACCCGCCGAACGGCTGATCGTGTCGTCCTTCTCGGGACCGGCGCTTGAGGCCGCCCGCGCCATCATGCCCGCCCCCGCGCGACTAAGACTCGGACGCCTCTACGACAAGCTCCCCAAAGGCTGGGAGGAGGAGGCCCGCCGGCTCGATGCCTTCAGCGTGCACACCGACTGGAAGCGTCTCACCGAGGCCCAGGCACGGGCGATCAAGGATGCCGGCTATCGGCTGATCTGCTATACCGCCAACGACCCTGAAGCCTTCGCCCCGCTGTGGGACTGGGGCGTCGATGCGGCGATCAGCGACGATCCGCGGCGCTTCGCGGATCGCGTCCCGGCCTCTGATTGA
- a CDS encoding cobyric acid synthase — protein sequence MPTLMIQGTTSDAGKSTVVAGLCRALARRGISVAPFKPQNMALNSAVTPEGGEIGRSTALQARAAGIDPHTDMNPVLLKPESDRGAQVILDGRVHGHMDALEYHAFKRRARETVLAAWERLSSRVEVIIAEGAGSPAEINLRRGDIANMGFAEAVDCPVLLVGDIDRGGVFAQLVGTLELLSDSERARTRGVIINRFRGDIALLEPGLDWLEDYSAKPVLGVLPHLDGLLLDAEDGVGLVGRQVGEAALRVVVPALPRISNHTDLDPLRLHPRVSLTLVGPGQAIPPADVILLPGSKSTASDLAWLRALGWEDVIRRHLRYGGKVLGICGGFQMLGEAIDDPEGLEGAPGSVPGFGLLPLRTRMVAGKQLRNVRGTLIGTHAGTPAGEGGSVSGYEIHNGVSEGPALARPLLDLDGRPDGAVSEDGQVMGTYLHGLFDEADALKALLARLGLEDGDAKRESFASHRERELDRLADAIEAHLDMERVLALVGRG from the coding sequence ATGCCGACCCTGATGATCCAGGGCACCACCTCCGATGCCGGCAAGAGCACGGTCGTCGCCGGGCTGTGCCGGGCGCTTGCCCGCCGCGGTATCTCGGTGGCGCCCTTCAAGCCCCAGAACATGGCGCTCAATAGCGCCGTGACCCCGGAGGGTGGCGAGATCGGCCGCTCCACGGCCCTGCAGGCACGGGCCGCGGGGATCGATCCGCATACCGACATGAACCCGGTGCTGCTCAAGCCCGAGAGTGACCGGGGCGCCCAGGTGATTCTCGATGGTCGGGTCCATGGCCACATGGATGCCCTCGAGTATCACGCCTTCAAGCGTCGGGCCCGGGAGACGGTGCTGGCCGCCTGGGAGCGACTGTCGAGTCGCGTCGAGGTGATCATCGCCGAGGGGGCGGGCAGCCCCGCCGAGATCAATCTGCGCCGGGGCGATATCGCCAACATGGGCTTCGCCGAGGCCGTCGACTGCCCGGTGCTGCTGGTCGGCGACATCGACCGGGGCGGGGTCTTCGCCCAGCTGGTGGGGACCCTCGAATTGCTCAGCGACAGCGAGCGGGCCCGCACGCGGGGCGTCATCATCAATCGCTTCCGCGGCGATATCGCCCTGCTCGAACCCGGCCTCGACTGGCTCGAGGACTACAGCGCCAAACCGGTGCTGGGGGTGCTGCCACACCTCGACGGCCTGCTGCTCGATGCCGAGGACGGCGTGGGGCTCGTCGGTCGGCAGGTGGGTGAAGCCGCGCTGCGGGTGGTGGTGCCGGCGCTGCCGCGCATCAGCAATCACACCGACCTGGATCCGCTGCGCCTGCATCCACGGGTGTCCCTGACCCTGGTCGGCCCCGGCCAAGCGATCCCGCCCGCCGACGTGATCCTGCTGCCGGGGAGCAAGTCGACGGCCAGCGATCTTGCCTGGCTGCGCGCCCTGGGATGGGAGGACGTGATCCGTCGCCATCTGCGCTATGGCGGCAAGGTGCTCGGCATCTGCGGCGGCTTCCAGATGCTAGGGGAGGCCATCGACGATCCCGAGGGGCTGGAAGGCGCGCCCGGCAGCGTGCCGGGGTTCGGCCTGCTGCCCCTGCGCACGCGGATGGTGGCGGGCAAGCAGCTGCGCAATGTGCGGGGTACGCTTATCGGCACTCATGCTGGCACCCCGGCCGGCGAAGGCGGGTCGGTGAGCGGTTACGAGATCCACAACGGCGTCAGCGAGGGCCCGGCGCTTGCTCGGCCGCTGCTCGACCTGGACGGCCGCCCGGACGGCGCGGTGAGTGAGGATGGCCAGGTGATGGGCACCTACCTGCACGGGCTCTTCGACGAGGCCGACGCCTTGAAGGCGCTGCTCGCCCGGCTGGGCCTCGAGGACGGGGACGCCAAGCGCGAGAGCTTCGCCAGCCACCGGGAGCGGGAGCTCGACCGCCTCGCCGACGCCATCGAGGCGCACCTGGACATGGAGCGGGTGCTGGCGCTGGTGGGCCGGGGCTGA
- a CDS encoding YiiX/YebB-like N1pC/P60 family cysteine hydrolase — MLRLLGDCLSRYLTKPVPGARTQAPSDLESLAAALRPGDVLLVEGESRLSTAIKYLTQSTWSHAALYVGDAYSEAGGGPRGLIEVDMREGVRRVGLDHFTDLHCRICRPVGLDDAEVARVVAYAGERLGYHYDLKNIIDLARYLIPTPPVPVRWRRRLLSLGSGDPTRAICSSLIAQAFQSIRYPILPCVTVTPSKDPRYPDGEIRVLYPRHFSFFMPRDFDVSPYFAVIKPTLEATFDHRALVWGASPQIPVLPLIDTAMGRGGASDA; from the coding sequence ATGCTACGTCTGCTCGGAGACTGTCTCAGCCGTTACCTGACCAAGCCGGTGCCGGGCGCCCGCACCCAGGCGCCCAGCGATCTCGAATCGCTGGCGGCGGCCCTTCGGCCCGGCGATGTGCTACTGGTCGAGGGCGAATCGAGGCTCAGCACGGCGATCAAGTACCTGACTCAGTCCACCTGGTCCCATGCGGCCCTCTATGTCGGCGACGCCTACTCGGAGGCCGGCGGCGGTCCCCGGGGGTTGATCGAGGTGGATATGCGCGAAGGGGTGCGGCGAGTCGGGCTGGATCACTTCACGGATCTGCACTGTCGCATCTGCCGGCCGGTGGGGCTCGATGACGCCGAGGTGGCAAGGGTCGTGGCCTATGCCGGCGAGCGCCTGGGCTATCACTACGATCTCAAGAACATCATCGACCTGGCCCGCTACCTGATTCCCACGCCGCCGGTGCCGGTACGCTGGCGGCGGCGTCTGCTGTCGCTGGGCAGCGGCGATCCCACCCGGGCGATCTGCTCCTCGCTGATCGCCCAGGCCTTCCAGTCGATCCGCTACCCGATCCTGCCCTGTGTGACCGTCACCCCCTCCAAGGATCCGCGCTATCCGGATGGCGAGATCCGGGTGCTCTACCCGCGGCACTTCAGCTTCTTCATGCCCCGGGACTTCGATGTCTCGCCCTATTTCGCGGTGATCAAGCCGACCCTGGAGGCGACCTTCGATCACCGCGCCCTGGTGTGGGGGGCGTCGCCGCAGATTCCCGTGCTACCGCTTATCGACACGGCAATGGGGCGAGGCGGGGCCAGCGACGCCTGA
- the cobO gene encoding cob(I)yrinic acid a,c-diamide adenosyltransferase, whose amino-acid sequence MKHVDPERHAVRMAHKQKIMNERIAAADKEQGVLLVLTGPGKGKSSSGFGMVARALGHGMKVGVVQFIKGKFQTGEEAFFRELPGVDYHVMGEGYTWDTQDRERDVRAAEAAWAEARRMLSDERYALVLFDELNIALRHGYLELDRVLDDLQGRPAMQHAVVTGRHAPEALIELADTVTEMKVVKHAFKDQGIKAQKGVEL is encoded by the coding sequence ATGAAGCACGTCGACCCCGAGCGCCATGCGGTGCGCATGGCCCACAAGCAGAAGATCATGAACGAGCGGATCGCCGCCGCCGACAAGGAACAGGGCGTGCTGCTGGTGCTCACCGGCCCCGGCAAGGGCAAGAGCAGCTCCGGCTTCGGCATGGTCGCACGCGCCTTGGGCCACGGCATGAAAGTCGGCGTGGTGCAGTTCATCAAGGGCAAGTTCCAGACCGGCGAGGAGGCCTTCTTCCGAGAGCTGCCCGGCGTGGACTATCACGTCATGGGCGAAGGCTATACCTGGGACACCCAGGATCGGGAGCGCGATGTGCGCGCCGCCGAGGCCGCCTGGGCCGAGGCTCGGCGCATGCTGAGCGACGAGCGCTATGCCCTGGTGCTGTTCGACGAGCTCAATATCGCCCTGCGCCACGGCTACCTGGAGCTCGACCGGGTGCTCGACGACCTCCAGGGCCGCCCGGCCATGCAGCACGCGGTCGTGACGGGCCGCCACGCACCCGAGGCGCTGATCGAGCTTGCCGATACCGTGACCGAGATGAAGGTGGTCAAGCATGCCTTCAAGGATCAGGGCATCAAGGCCCAGAAGGGCGTCGAGCTCTGA
- the cobF gene encoding precorrin-6A synthase (deacetylating) — protein MIRLSLIGIGTGNPDHITLAGVRALREADLILLPRKGEARVDLIDLRRLLCRNLLDEGALSRVVEFDLPRRDGRDDYLGAVDEWHAAIAEVWHEQMTKNLPQGGQVAMLIWGDPSLYDSSLRIAARLRRQDDGQALDVEVVPGITSLQVLTAAHRIPLNALAEPVQITTGRRLRERGWPMDAASVAVMLDGGGAFQALSPEGLHIWWGAYLGMDKQCLIEGPLAEAGPAIVERRAALREHHGWIMDVYLLARTPLLSRPVAEPQRYFP, from the coding sequence ATGATTCGGCTCTCGCTGATCGGCATCGGCACCGGCAATCCGGACCACATCACCCTGGCCGGGGTGCGTGCGCTGCGTGAGGCGGACTTGATCCTGCTGCCGCGCAAGGGCGAGGCCCGAGTGGACCTGATCGACCTCCGTCGGCTGCTGTGCCGCAACCTGCTCGACGAGGGGGCGCTCTCGCGGGTGGTGGAGTTCGACCTGCCGCGCCGCGACGGCCGCGACGACTACCTGGGCGCGGTGGACGAATGGCACGCGGCGATCGCCGAGGTATGGCACGAGCAGATGACGAAGAACCTGCCGCAGGGCGGACAGGTCGCCATGCTGATCTGGGGAGACCCCTCGCTCTATGACAGCAGCCTGCGCATCGCCGCGCGCCTGAGGCGACAGGATGATGGCCAGGCGCTCGACGTCGAGGTGGTGCCGGGCATCACCAGCCTGCAGGTGCTGACCGCCGCGCATCGGATCCCCCTCAACGCCCTGGCCGAGCCGGTGCAGATCACCACCGGGCGGCGCCTGCGCGAGCGCGGCTGGCCCATGGACGCCGCCAGCGTGGCCGTGATGCTGGACGGTGGCGGTGCCTTCCAGGCGCTTTCACCGGAGGGCCTGCATATCTGGTGGGGCGCTTATCTCGGCATGGACAAGCAGTGCCTGATCGAGGGCCCGCTGGCCGAGGCGGGCCCGGCCATCGTCGAGCGTCGCGCCGCCCTGCGTGAGCACCATGGCTGGATCATGGACGTCTATCTGCTGGCGCGGACGCCGCTGCTGTCACGGCCGGTTGCTGAACCACAACGCTATTTTCCCTGA
- a CDS encoding cobalamin biosynthesis protein, whose amino-acid sequence MKGAMNGVGETKRVAGFGFRREARLGSLAEALDRLEARYGPVDGLAAAASMRSMVQALGEARGLATLSVPDEALASAETMTRSPYSRQARGTGSVAEAVALLAAGPGAVLLGPRLISTDRRATVALATGDTT is encoded by the coding sequence ATGAAGGGTGCGATGAACGGGGTAGGGGAAACGAAAAGGGTGGCGGGCTTCGGCTTTCGCCGAGAGGCGCGGCTCGGTTCGCTGGCCGAGGCGCTGGATCGCCTCGAGGCACGCTATGGCCCGGTCGATGGTCTGGCGGCGGCCGCGAGCATGCGCTCGATGGTGCAGGCCCTGGGCGAGGCCCGGGGGCTTGCGACCTTGAGTGTGCCCGACGAAGCGCTGGCCTCGGCCGAGACGATGACCCGGTCCCCGTACAGCCGGCAGGCCCGTGGCACCGGCAGCGTCGCCGAGGCCGTCGCGCTGCTGGCGGCGGGCCCCGGTGCGGTCCTGCTCGGCCCCCGACTGATTTCCACCGATCGACGCGCCACCGTGGCGCTGGCGACAGGAGACACGACATGA
- the bluB gene encoding 5,6-dimethylbenzimidazole synthase, with product MIDDPHAFSESERAGVYRAIFERRDVRAQFRSDPIPPEVLARLLKAAHHAPSVGFMQPWDFLLIDDREVRKRVHAIFERENARAAEAHSSERGVLYRRLKLEGILESPMNLCITCDRSRGGEHVLGRQSIVEMDLFSTCLAVQNLWLAARAEGIGVGWVSILDQGDLAEVLGLPDHVYPLAYLCLGYVDDFLDQPELARAGWRQRLPLAERVHGNGWQAPQADESLARALDALNGHP from the coding sequence ATGATCGACGACCCACACGCCTTCAGCGAGAGCGAGCGCGCCGGGGTCTACCGGGCCATCTTCGAGCGTCGCGACGTGCGCGCCCAGTTCCGCTCGGACCCGATTCCTCCCGAGGTGCTGGCCCGCCTGCTGAAGGCCGCCCACCATGCGCCCTCGGTGGGTTTCATGCAGCCCTGGGACTTCCTGCTGATCGACGACCGTGAGGTGCGAAAGCGGGTGCACGCCATCTTCGAGCGCGAGAACGCCAGGGCGGCCGAGGCCCACTCCAGCGAGCGCGGCGTCCTGTATCGCCGCCTCAAGCTGGAGGGCATCCTCGAGAGCCCCATGAACCTGTGCATCACCTGCGATCGCAGTCGTGGCGGCGAGCACGTGCTGGGCCGCCAGAGCATCGTCGAGATGGATCTGTTCAGCACCTGCCTGGCAGTCCAGAACCTGTGGCTGGCGGCAAGGGCCGAGGGCATCGGCGTCGGTTGGGTCAGCATTCTCGACCAGGGCGATCTGGCCGAGGTGCTGGGCCTGCCGGATCACGTCTACCCGCTGGCCTACCTGTGCCTGGGCTATGTCGACGACTTTCTCGACCAGCCGGAACTGGCTCGGGCCGGCTGGCGTCAGCGTCTGCCGCTGGCCGAACGGGTCCACGGCAACGGCTGGCAGGCTCCGCAGGCGGACGAGTCGTTGGCCCGCGCCCTCGATGCCCTCAACGGACACCCCTGA